Proteins from a single region of Cytophagaceae bacterium:
- a CDS encoding heavy metal-binding domain-containing protein: protein MLLTTTPNIEGRTIREYKAIVTGETIIGANIFKDFMAGIRDVIGGRSSSYESVVREGKDIAIREMIERARQFGADAIVGIDLDYETVGKGGGMLMVTASGTAVTLN from the coding sequence ATGTTATTGACAACCACCCCAAATATAGAGGGACGTACCATCAGAGAATACAAAGCGATAGTTACCGGCGAAACAATCATTGGAGCCAATATATTTAAAGATTTTATGGCTGGCATCCGTGATGTAATAGGCGGAAGATCAAGCTCTTACGAAAGTGTGGTTCGCGAAGGAAAAGATATAGCCATCAGAGAAATGATTGAAAGGGCTCGTCAGTTTGGTGCCGATGCCATTGTGGGCATTGACCTGGACTATGAAACCGTTGGTAAAGGCGGTGGTATGCTCATGGTGACAGCTTCAGGCACAGCAGTGACCCTGAATTAA
- a CDS encoding septal ring lytic transglycosylase RlpA family protein yields the protein MYYFKNLTIKILIFASFVCLNCFSSFAQKVDIGKEYKGTASYYSLKFSGRKTASGERLNNKEYTCAHRYLPFGTMLEVENPKTGKWVIVRVNDRGPFSKGRIVDLSFAAAKEIGMIQKGVIRVNAKVVGKNGEIMLAREGATESNFNDIYSKDSSNDLNLQLVKDQANKQKK from the coding sequence ATGTACTACTTTAAAAACCTTACTATAAAAATTCTGATTTTTGCATCATTTGTCTGCTTAAATTGTTTTTCATCTTTTGCACAAAAAGTCGATATAGGTAAAGAATACAAAGGCACCGCTTCATATTACAGTCTGAAATTTTCAGGAAGAAAAACAGCCAGCGGAGAGAGACTTAACAACAAAGAATATACTTGTGCACATCGATATTTGCCATTTGGAACCATGCTGGAGGTTGAAAACCCGAAAACCGGAAAATGGGTGATTGTGAGGGTAAACGACAGAGGCCCTTTCAGCAAAGGTCGTATTGTGGATTTATCTTTTGCCGCAGCAAAGGAGATCGGAATGATCCAGAAAGGCGTAATTAGGGTAAATGCAAAAGTTGTAGGTAAAAATGGAGAAATAATGCTAGCCAGAGAAGGTGCCACCGAAAGTAATTTCAATGATATTTATTCTAAAGACAGCTCAAACGACTTAAATTTGCAGTTAGTAAAAGACCAAGCAAATAAGCAGAAAAAATAA
- a CDS encoding DUF58 domain-containing protein, which produces MQKLDLSKIREYGNLDFLAKQLVEGFITGLHKSPFHGFSVEFAEHRLYNNGESTRHIDWKVFGKTDKLFIKKYEEETNLRCHILLDVSSSMYYPVANHGKLAFSVLAAGTLANMLQRQRDAVSLLTFSDQIEIHTECKSTSSHIHKVFFELENVLNRKQKLQKTSVIETLHAIADKIHKRSLVVIFSDMFENIEDMEKIFSALQHLKHNMHEVLLFHVTDKKTEKDFAFDERPYEFIDLETGEKLKLQPQQVKEKYIEVIENFSHDLKIKCGQYKIDFTEVDINEGFEHILNAFLTKRSKMK; this is translated from the coding sequence ATGCAGAAGTTAGACCTGTCAAAAATAAGAGAATACGGCAATTTGGATTTTCTGGCCAAACAACTGGTTGAAGGCTTTATCACAGGTTTACACAAGTCCCCTTTTCATGGTTTTTCGGTCGAATTTGCCGAACATCGCCTCTATAATAATGGAGAAAGCACCCGCCATATAGATTGGAAGGTTTTTGGAAAAACTGATAAACTTTTTATTAAAAAATACGAAGAAGAAACTAACCTTCGCTGTCATATTTTGCTCGACGTGTCGTCTTCAATGTACTATCCGGTAGCTAATCATGGCAAACTGGCTTTTTCGGTTTTAGCTGCAGGTACGCTTGCTAACATGCTTCAACGCCAGCGTGATGCAGTGAGTTTGCTTACTTTTTCTGACCAGATTGAAATCCACACCGAATGCAAATCGACAAGCTCACACATCCATAAAGTGTTTTTTGAATTGGAAAATGTGTTGAACAGAAAACAAAAACTACAAAAAACATCCGTAATTGAAACACTTCATGCCATTGCTGACAAAATCCATAAACGTTCTTTGGTAGTGATTTTTAGTGATATGTTTGAAAATATCGAAGACATGGAAAAGATATTTTCGGCACTTCAGCATCTCAAGCACAATATGCATGAAGTTTTACTTTTTCATGTAACAGACAAAAAAACAGAAAAAGACTTTGCATTTGATGAGCGACCTTACGAATTTATTGATTTGGAAACTGGCGAAAAATTAAAACTTCAACCTCAGCAAGTCAAAGAAAAATATATCGAAGTCATCGAAAACTTCAGCCATGATCTCAAAATCAAATGCGGTCAATATAAAATAGACTTCACAGAAGTGGATATAAATGAAGGTTTTGAACACATTTTGAATGCTTTTTTGACCAAAAGAAGCAAAATGAAATAA